ATTTATTTGTAACACAAGGGCAAACATTCGATTGTAGTCATTCAATACCGTACTTGTAatttcttttctcctttgtGCTACAATAGGTTACACCTTACATGACACGTTAGACATTGTAGTACATGACTTCAGAGGATCACCGGGTCTTATTGTGCATCATATTGTGGTAAGCACAAATTTTAAAGAACTATTTTACTTGTCTTTTTGAGTTTTGTTAACCTTGTCATGTTGCTTAAGTCTTCTATTTTGCAAGGcttaattttctttgagaatGACTGGGGCTTGTTGATCACAATTCCTTCTATATCTCAAGAAAGGGGGAGTTTTACATCATCACACCTCAAgagtcattttgatttttgttatcttgaaaacttGTCTGAGGATCAGCTTTCAAAACAAGCAGATGGCAGGTTCAAAAATGGCTTTTTCGGACCTGAAAAGGTTTCGGGACTTGAAAAACAGGCTCCATGGCAAGGGACGTTCCCGCAGCACCTTTTCCTAGTTCTCTACCTCACTGTATTTTCGGCATTCAGTCTCCATTAATTTTACTTTGTGATACCTTACTTACCAGGGACCATGTTCGTCTACATTTTTATACTTGCTGCAGTGTATTACGTCAAATTTGGAGAACTGTGTCACTGAttgggaggggagggaggaaGGGAAGATTGATGGTGTTCGGTACTAAATCGCAGAGTATCTGAGAGTATTTTAAAAAGTGtgtagttttaaattttaaaaagggcTTCCTACGGGCAGGGCTTTCAAAAGTTATTTCTTAAAATAGATTGGCCAGTGAACCCCTTTTGTCTCAAATGCTTCAGTAGTTTTATGTTCCTAATCTTGGCAACCTGCCCCATGGTGACGCCCTTAAGAACAGTGTTTAATAAGGACAAACACACTTTACGAATTATGAATTATTtgagtgttcttccaacatcccaagtggtttatcatgcctataaaccatagaaacctgtggtctattgcttttatataaaaattcagaagacgcgcgatttttccatgagtGGCTCAAATGTTTCAGTAGAAGTTTTATGTTCCTGATCTTAGCAACCTGCCCCATGATGGCCGGGCATGGTGATGCCCTTAAGAACGGTTTTTAATAAGGACAAACACACTTCGTCGTCAAGAAATTAAGCCCTTCACAACTTCTGTCCAGCTCCAATTTATCCTTTTTGGGCTATTTCAAGACTAACTGATGGTATAAATAGTTACGCTCTAGTGATGAGTAACCTACAAAAACCAAACAACCAGGTAACAAGCAGCAGCCCGAGATGGGTGCTGCTTTTGTAATGACATCAGCTATTTAAGTTTCTCTGATAAgtacgataaaccgtaggccgtCTCACAACCCCTCATTTTCATAATCATGTGAGGTGAAAAAGAACCCACTTACTATTTAGGCGCAAAGATTAGGGCATGGAGTTGCGCAGGATAAATGCTGAGATATTAgatacaccaagctactctaaaacaTCTGATgataaagaaagatatatgagGTAATGATTTGATGTtcacatatatatatttatacaataaccaaatcaatgcgtgcgccctgattggtcaatcagctatgttttattgtgccagtaaactcatggaaaaatcgcgcatcttctgaattattatataaaagcaatagaccacaggtttctatggtttataggcatgataaacaATAGAAACTTGTGGTGTATTGCTTAGATATACTTTGGATCCTTCTTCTGGGAGTTCATTGTTAGTGTAAACCTTCATATTCTGCCtatgtatatttaacaattattccatgagcacacgttggatatgagttgatagatagccaacaaggcgcgtagcaccgagttggctataatcatctcatatccaacaagcgcgagtggaataattgttttattaaaaacgccccaaaaatatagaaaactaggaataattgttttattaaaaacgccccaaaaatatagaaaactagactacaataaaaataaaaaggcccaaaaaatcacgcatatgcttgccgtgtttgtagatcatggtataatggctcataacccatgatggctcagccaatcaaaacgctcgaattgcattatccaatgatccagttttttaataaatatacatatacttatacatatacatatacatagcTTGAACTAATCAATAACTTCTACTTCTACTTTCTACTTTAATACTCAATACTCTTCAACGCTATTACACATCAAGAAGAGAtaagagaataaaatttaaacatagccaataaaaaataaataataattaagtaaatatgaaaTTAAGAATATAGCTAtacttaaaaataaaacttaaaacttaaaatagttttgcactgcaaaatgcTGAATAATTAAGTGATCTGGCTACAGGTGATAAACAGTTCCAGTCCCTTATGGTTCTTGGAAAGAAACTATACTTAAAGTAATCATGATGTACAGATGGTTGAATAAATGAAGTCGTTGAGTAATTTCTAGTTTCCCTAGTAGACAATTGATAATATGGCGGGATAGGCAAAGCAATATCATTATACACAGATTTATGGAAAATTTGTAGACGATGGTATTTTCTTCTCTCGCTTAATAAACCCAAAGATAGGCATTTCTTCAAGTCGGACACGCTGGTGTTATAACTATAATCACTTTTTCTttgactctgagtttcacgcttacGCGATCATCAGACAGACTTTAATGAATAGTATACCTCGTTTACTTTAAATGTATACAGTGGTTGGTTAATTAGTCAATCAATTGTAATCTgagcaggcgcgtagcgtggtcattttttcaagtacgcacaagtacatatgatctagaaacctaagtaaactaagcgaaaaatactgcgttctttatttcttgttcgaagtagttgtgtgaatacaagcaaagtaCAAAGcttcttgcccttattttgagcaaactgggcgcaaacaaaacatcgttttggttgtgctagccTGACTGGAATTGCCAacaacgttcttggaacgtcgctcctttgtcaagaacgttcttggaacgtcgctcctttgcaacttcgcctttttgttgcacgctgaccaaacaacactgcattgtttagtgtaagaaaagtacaatgcaaaactaagtgagaacatgtatacaaaaatttggtttatcaacggagttgataatgtaaattgaccaccgtacagagattctaaaagctgacgtttcgagcgttagcccgctcgaaacgtcagcttttagaatctctgttcggtggtcaatttacattatcaactccgttgataaaccaaatttttgtgtactacttccccaccgacgcagcaccacagtttctttagaaactaccccttcattcttaagtgagaacatggtattatagcttttgttttagtttttagaatttaatcaaagtggtgttttcataaggaaatcgtggttgcgtacaagtaaaagttaaaaatagaaacaattagtataaaacttcaaaattttctggtgacttcaagtacgcacatgcgtatttgcgtataggacgctacgcgcctgctgAGATCGATGTTTCCTAGGAATTATTGGTTCTCGTGGCGGCATTTGGAAATAAATTCAGTTCTTTTGTTGAGGTTGCGTGCTTTGTCGGCTTtaatgaaaaactgaaaaactccACATCaataccggtcgtttcgccaacgtgtcagttcgccaacgtatgaagtcTATTCGCCAACGTCTAACGTCAGTTCGCTAACGCTTAtgtgtcagttcgccaacgtccaaaaaaacttttttcgTTGAAAGTAATTGTCAATTAAATAATTTGCAATTCACTTCCTGAGAAACGTTTAAACAATATCCTACTCAAGTTGAAAAAGTTCTCACTTCCTTTACAATATGCCGCACGAGCGAAGTTAATGAGTTCATATTGTTTTTATCGCGTTTCTAATTCTTCTCGTAACAGAGAGAAAAGAGACCGGTACTGAGAAGCAGGCTGTAGGGGGAACATTTAATAGTTGAGTGGGGGAAGGAAAAGGTTTTGCCGCAAATATTTAATCAGTGTTTGCAATTGATGGAGAGACGAACTAAACGGACGCACTTAAAAATGTTTGCCAAAAGACGGATAAAAGTGTCCAATATCTTGTTCGCGTTTCAAGCAATGCAAAAACCCTCTGCGAGAGTAGAACAAACACGTAGGCGAAACTTGCGGGAGACAAGTGAACGCTTCTAAGCGCGTAAccaaacaaacatatttcaacTCAATGGCTCTTTAACTGCGCAAATGTTTAATAAAAAGGTTTTACAGCCGGTTTATGCTCGCAAATAAAGCCGTGGATGGCGTGGGAGAGAGAgggagacagagagagagagagagagacagatagagagagagacagagagattggggagagtgaaacaaacattttcaagccgAAACAAACAATTCGTCTTGGATCAAAGGTCAcattatcttcttttggtaatttgtaaatacatttcagatctatttcacaaagtattttggacgttggcgaactgacattagaCGTTGGCGAACAGGTCGTTGGCAAACTGACACTTTGGCGACACGACCGGTTACCTCAGATATACTACGCTATGCGAAACGCATCGAGCACTCTACCGCAAGGATAGACTATCATGCAGGCACCGAGCGAAGGCGCTACAACAGAACAATTAGCTTAGCGCCTGAACACCAACATTTACGTCAGTTTACGTAGTGTTtgtgatataaaaataaaactcctgaagagtgaggcttcaagccttacgaaacaggcctgtagggcaATCACCGCGTAGCTGTGTTTTCATTCTCACAGccctctctctctatatatatatatgtgtgtgtgtgtgtttatttgtggaagaaaaaacaaataaactttaAGTTCATCCCAACAatcctgtttcgtggtcgcccactcatcaggggatttaatgaaaataaactttaccatcgcttatatacaatataattTACATGATCTTACTAGTCTGCTTTTGCGGAAAACATCTCACGATTTCTGTCACTGTTAGTTGATTGAAATGTTATTATCTTTTTGCTTTCAAGATTATCACAGTAGCTGTATTTGTACTATACATAAAGCAGTTTCTTCCCTTCGCTACAAGCCTCTGTGTCATAGAATTCAACAGTGTTTTCCTGCATCTTCGCCGGTTAATGCGTTTTCACGGGATAGAGCGCTCACAGTTTGTTTACAAGCTGAACCTGGTGGCTCTGTTTGGAACTTATATCGCGTTACGATTCGTTTTCTTGGTTTGGTGTACAGCGTTGTATGTTCGTGAAGGACATAAGACGTACTTGCCTTATTTTCTGGTTGGAGTTATTGGATATGTTGCACTGATTGTGATCAACGTGACCCTATTCTCCCAGCTGTGGAAGATGGAGTTTATGGTTAAGACGCCGCGGAACGGGGATTGCTGTAATGGTTCCGTTCAAGAGAAATTTAATTAGCATTATTTGTTCTTGTCATTAGTTCTTAATTAACGTTGATATTTCGTTTGCGACAGATTACATTGCGAATTTCAGACCAACGGTTAACTATAACTCCCTCAGTCTCATTTGAAACATTTGTGATAAGGTGTATAAAACTTCGGCCTCATAGAAGACCGGGCTGATGAAAGTCACATAATACCGCATTCTTTGCCCATTCCCCAGATTACTTTCGCGCTCTTAAAATGAAACTAACTGACTATAAATAGACTGAAATTCGCCATGTAATCGAGCCCAATGATATTGTATTTTACCGACGTTTGAATAATGAAAATATTTAACGTAGTCTTAATTTGAATCGAATTTAAAGATTTCGAATGTGTTTTGCGCCTGGAAAAATGGGCGCGCGAAGTCTCCTCCCCCCCCCTCGTGCAACACGATTTTGTTTGATGAGGATTTGTTAGATTTCGCGCGGCATTTTTCCTTGCGCTTGATTTTATTTCCGCAACACACGCtcgtaaagtttttttttcagggggGAGTGCTTGTAGTtcgtcaggagcccatcacccggagcctccatccaGACTATATCAtcgagtcaacctttgcccgtatctttttatttttagaatattttgtgAGGCGAACGCGATCACTGGTGCGTGACTGCTTGTGACGTAATACAataactttgttttgattggacGGCAAAATGAATTCGCGGGAATTCGAACGtcttaaaataaaaagatacgggcaaaggttgtctccaagggtttatatgggagATTGAGGcaccgggtgatgggctcctgagtTCGTGTAATCTTGTTGTCCGTGCCCTAGAAGCCTAAAAAGTATAGCAATTTGCGCTATGGCAGTTGTGTTGCGTTTCTTCTACCGTGTTCGTGTTGCACTATGTACGGATGGAATGTGgaatgtccagaaatgcacgccgatttcaataagcgtcacaaagtgtccctttgcttttctcttcaacttcaacatcactcacgTCTCCGCCGGAATACGGACACTTCACGCCACAAATTGTTCCCTAACTCCAGTCCTCGATTAGAAATAAATAGCTGGATGATTTACCCTCACCAAAAAATAACGTTTAACCTTACACTTACCTCATTGCAAGAAACAGGTAGAAAATGCTGAGACTTAAAGTTTAATGACAAAATTACctccatttctggacataagtcaCTTGGGCGTTGTGTTGTATTTATGATCTCCTTCAGGAAAAAGTATAGataggatattacacggtggcgagaagatatgaatttatgttctcgtggcaagaacaatagggacctttagattccaGGACGAGGACGAAAACGAGTACGAAATTTGACTGCCTGTTTCTAgggaaaatacttagaaaaattttaacccgtacaattaatcttactctttgttagcagtgtaggcTGCTCAGTTATCCTTATTTCTgataactgagcctttttgctgatcgaaaaatgctaaaaccgctaccgtgttgttgacttgtttcgacacgacgacattttacTTGCAAGActtcgtactaaaatgacgacagtATCACGTTTTCCCGCCAAATGAAGCTGgtttgttctatgagaaaatctcgaaCTCGTAGTCGTTCTTGTCCTAGAAGCTAAAGCACTCtattattgttctttccacgagtacataaaattcatatcttcgagctaacgtgtaattttatttttattatatagacgGGAGTGTTTTACTCACCAGTTTTCTTTCTAAGACCGAACACAAACTTTATCGCAAAGTCTCGCCGCTTGGGGGCAGGAATCTTTTCAGTTTTCGCGTTTGTTCTTCACATGCAAGGAAatccttgaataattttaagttgTGTGAAGTTTTATTCTTCGtgttagcattttcttgtttctcagaGAAGGATATTACGTCAGCTTCAGAGAACTTCACGAATCTATCGCtcaccatttttttcactgACTGTTTGCACAAGCAGCCATTCAAAGGtagaaaatgacgtcatcaatattCTCACTAGTgagccactcgggtcccggatgtagtgtcgtatgatttttttccagtaa
The sequence above is a segment of the Montipora foliosa isolate CH-2021 chromosome 2, ASM3666993v2, whole genome shotgun sequence genome. Coding sequences within it:
- the LOC137993293 gene encoding TLC domain-containing protein 2-like isoform X2, which translates into the protein MLHDVTKGWSLSSTYLLTFLVGYTLHDTLDIVVHDFRGSPGLIVHHIVIITVAVFVLYIKQFLPFATSLCVIEFNSVFLHLRRLMRFHGIERSQFVYKLNLVALFGTYIALRFVFLVWCTALYVREGHKTYLPYFLVGVIGYVALIVINVTLFSQLWKMEFMVKTPRNGDCCNGSVQEKFN
- the LOC137993293 gene encoding TLC domain-containing protein 2-like isoform X1 codes for the protein MSLDSQWFYLMLFALVSFLAFLAASFAFKSSISLPLSVSTKNEWLYFNILISFLHACISGVWSVYCFVDNPEMLHDVTKGWSLSSTYLLTFLVGYTLHDTLDIVVHDFRGSPGLIVHHIVIITVAVFVLYIKQFLPFATSLCVIEFNSVFLHLRRLMRFHGIERSQFVYKLNLVALFGTYIALRFVFLVWCTALYVREGHKTYLPYFLVGVIGYVALIVINVTLFSQLWKMEFMVKTPRNGDCCNGSVQEKFN